From Oligoflexia bacterium, the proteins below share one genomic window:
- a CDS encoding biopolymer transporter ExbD — MNFPKRKIPQDTIMLTSMMDMFTIILVFLLFNFSSEEQKDMSIPKDIKVPYSTSEVSLDNAVNVTVSKTAIMVEDKVVARLSYGKKIQAEVEGQKILPLYRELVQIRSKQTNSGKVKESDEGVVLLKADQSISFEVLDKVLKSSGMAGYPKSRFVVFRRES, encoded by the coding sequence ATGAACTTCCCTAAAAGAAAAATACCACAAGATACAATCATGTTAACCTCAATGATGGATATGTTTACAATAATTTTAGTTTTCTTATTGTTTAACTTTTCTTCAGAAGAGCAAAAAGACATGAGTATCCCAAAAGATATCAAAGTACCTTATTCAACATCAGAAGTAAGCCTAGATAATGCTGTAAATGTAACTGTCAGCAAAACCGCTATTATGGTTGAAGACAAAGTTGTTGCAAGATTGAGTTATGGTAAAAAAATTCAGGCTGAAGTTGAAGGTCAAAAAATATTACCTCTGTATAGAGAGTTAGTACAAATTAGAAGCAAACAAACCAACTCTGGCAAAGTAAAAGAATCCGATGAAGGTGTTGTTTTACTGAAAGCTGATCAAAGCATTTCATTTGAAGTTTTAGATAAAGTTTTAAAATCATCAGGCATGGCTGGATATCCAAAATCTCGCTTTGTCGTATTTAGGAGAGAATCATGA
- a CDS encoding MotA/TolQ/ExbB proton channel family protein — MLAILNKGGIFMYPILAVSIVALTIMVERAYYLFFELSLNTKDFSQRIFRSVESGDVNGAIQACHSFFNHPLPQVLNAALVKANRGDKEIERAIASKYMQVSPTVSERTGYLSMLANVATLMGLLGTIVGLIQCFKAVANAEAAAKQEALANGISVAMFTTASGLIVAIPCLIGFNILMNRQNKILDSIQESSIELLNMISASNKDLRVGPQRVIRGQNH, encoded by the coding sequence ATGTTAGCAATATTAAACAAGGGTGGAATTTTTATGTACCCTATTCTCGCGGTTTCGATCGTGGCCTTGACCATTATGGTGGAAAGAGCTTATTACTTGTTTTTTGAACTCAGCTTAAACACCAAAGACTTTAGTCAAAGAATTTTTAGATCAGTTGAGTCTGGTGATGTCAACGGTGCCATTCAAGCCTGTCATTCATTTTTTAATCACCCACTTCCTCAAGTTCTCAATGCAGCACTTGTAAAAGCCAATAGAGGTGACAAAGAAATTGAAAGAGCTATAGCTAGTAAATACATGCAAGTTTCTCCTACAGTGAGTGAACGCACCGGTTATCTGTCTATGTTAGCCAACGTTGCTACTTTGATGGGTCTTTTAGGAACCATCGTAGGTTTGATTCAATGTTTTAAAGCGGTGGCAAATGCAGAAGCGGCTGCAAAACAAGAAGCATTGGCCAATGGTATTTCTGTAGCGATGTTTACAACCGCTTCCGGTTTGATTGTAGCTATACCCTGCTTAATTGGTTTTAACATCTTAATGAACCGCCAAAATAAAATTTTAGATAGCATTCAAGAGTCATCCATTGAACTTTTGAATATGATTTCAGCATCCAATAAAGATTTGCGCGTGGGACCTCAAAGGGTTATCCGAGGTCAAAACCATTAA
- a CDS encoding outer membrane beta-barrel domain-containing protein, whose amino-acid sequence MEKIKLQFGCLFLLACVFCVQNSIAQSFLDPETYALQNRKYHMKNEFFFSAAYLPIDAFEKGYGANFSYTYHFNDAFAIELPQFTWISSQNTGLQNDLQLLFGLEATDRDSKNYVITSNIVFKPVYRKMLFFNKKIMYGESYTVLGGGFFKLDSGFKPTADLGIGLRLYLNQKLSIKTELRNYFIFDELNPKNEPSIIIGLSFNRGGNGQKK is encoded by the coding sequence ATGGAAAAAATTAAACTTCAATTTGGTTGCTTATTTTTATTGGCTTGTGTTTTTTGCGTTCAAAATTCTATTGCACAAAGTTTTCTTGACCCGGAAACCTATGCTTTGCAAAACAGAAAATATCATATGAAAAATGAGTTCTTTTTCAGTGCTGCTTATTTGCCTATAGATGCATTTGAAAAAGGTTATGGCGCCAACTTCTCATATACCTACCACTTTAATGATGCTTTTGCCATAGAACTTCCACAATTTACATGGATCTCCAGTCAAAATACTGGCTTGCAAAATGATTTACAATTGCTATTTGGTCTGGAAGCAACGGATAGAGACTCAAAAAATTATGTTATCACCAGTAATATCGTTTTTAAACCGGTTTATCGTAAGATGTTGTTTTTTAATAAAAAGATCATGTACGGTGAAAGCTATACCGTTTTAGGCGGTGGATTTTTTAAGCTTGATAGTGGCTTTAAACCCACAGCTGACCTTGGGATTGGCCTAAGACTGTATTTGAATCAAAAGCTTTCAATTAAAACTGAGCTTCGCAACTACTTTATCTTTGATGAGTTGAACCCAAAAAATGAGCCCAGTATTATTATAGGTCTAAGTTTTAATCGCGGTGGAAATGGACAAAAAAAATAA
- a CDS encoding biopolymer transporter ExbD, whose translation MFGQDTFPVREAATEEEVNLTPMMNLFVVLIPFLLMNAAFIKLSIINASVPTIADAPLKPGQSEKVLNVSLRVESDGFHISGSGDNLTAQELDSVRTSIRKRSGEFDYDRLNITLQSIKERFPRGKTVMMFPDKSINYQTLVNVMDTARWSKSKETSDRKLLYNEVVLTSTVGVE comes from the coding sequence ATGTTTGGACAAGATACATTTCCAGTAAGAGAAGCTGCAACTGAAGAAGAAGTAAACTTAACACCTATGATGAACTTATTTGTGGTGCTAATTCCCTTCTTGCTGATGAACGCAGCATTTATCAAACTAAGTATCATTAATGCTTCAGTACCAACCATAGCTGATGCTCCTTTAAAACCTGGACAATCAGAAAAAGTTTTAAATGTAAGCTTAAGAGTAGAATCCGATGGATTTCATATCAGTGGCAGTGGTGACAACCTAACTGCACAAGAACTTGATAGCGTACGTACAAGCATTAGAAAAAGAAGCGGTGAATTTGATTATGACCGACTAAACATCACTTTACAAAGCATCAAGGAAAGATTTCCACGTGGAAAAACTGTGATGATGTTTCCAGATAAAAGTATCAACTATCAAACCTTAGTTAATGTCATGGATACAGCTCGCTGGTCAAAATCAAAAGAAACAAGTGATCGTAAGTTGCTTTACAATGAAGTTGTCTTAACCAGTACTGTAGGAGTAGAGTAA
- a CDS encoding carbon-nitrogen hydrolase family protein: MLKKHFTLMIIFFVTMVYANEPGKIALIQYNADVNFGRVNVNLTNLSQMATEAVEAGANIVVMPEGSAYGYASDTHVWCSPEKMNDSDGQAFVISESRNYIKQCADVLTVAESIEDGKVTQFWTSFAREHQVYIIFSIIEKNQSENKFYNTMVITGPNGYELHYRKRVLYKVDQAYAESGEQAKVWQSPYGNFGLMICMDATYDEGTLQDPNINHGEYCYRDYAYRGDVDALILQMNWDDDPHGDYAARTWFQKRAECNAIDIYASDVSAWDGTGKYPKDGSERLRNGLAAIAIDEDGISYHSLNYPKQ; this comes from the coding sequence ATGTTGAAAAAACACTTTACACTGATGATCATTTTTTTTGTGACCATGGTTTATGCCAATGAACCGGGAAAAATTGCTCTGATTCAATACAACGCAGATGTAAATTTTGGTAGAGTCAATGTCAATTTAACGAACTTAAGTCAAATGGCAACAGAAGCTGTAGAAGCGGGGGCTAATATTGTTGTTATGCCAGAAGGTTCTGCTTATGGCTATGCCAGTGATACGCATGTTTGGTGTTCTCCTGAAAAAATGAATGACAGTGATGGACAAGCCTTTGTCATCAGTGAGAGTCGCAACTATATTAAACAATGTGCAGATGTTTTAACCGTGGCAGAAAGCATTGAAGACGGCAAAGTAACCCAGTTTTGGACTAGCTTTGCCAGAGAACATCAAGTGTATATAATTTTTTCAATCATAGAAAAAAATCAATCCGAGAATAAATTTTACAACACCATGGTTATTACTGGTCCCAATGGTTATGAACTGCATTATCGCAAAAGAGTATTGTATAAAGTTGATCAAGCCTATGCTGAGTCAGGAGAGCAAGCTAAAGTTTGGCAGTCCCCCTATGGCAATTTTGGTTTAATGATATGCATGGATGCAACTTATGATGAAGGAACCTTACAAGATCCCAATATCAATCATGGAGAATATTGTTATCGTGATTATGCCTATAGAGGGGATGTAGATGCTTTAATTTTACAAATGAATTGGGATGATGATCCCCATGGCGATTATGCAGCCAGGACATGGTTTCAAAAGCGGGCAGAGTGCAATGCTATAGATATCTATGCTTCTGATGTTTCTGCCTGGGATGGAACTGGTAAATACCCCAAAGATGGTTCAGAACGTTTGAGAAATGGTTTAGCAGCAATTGCCATTGATGAAGATGGTATTTCGTACCATAGCTTAAACTATCCAAAGCAATAA